In the Rhododendron vialii isolate Sample 1 chromosome 2a, ASM3025357v1 genome, TTCAGAAAATGACTTTGTAGTCACTAGTCAGCCAACAATGGTCCAAATGAAGAAAACAGGTGTGGAAGCCTATATAAATCCCCTTTACCTGTATTTTTATTATGGTCTTTGGATCAAGGAATTTCTGTGCAGCAGGCCAAACCATCTTCTTGAAACCAGGACCGTCTATGAACATTCGATATAGTGTCTAAAGATAAATGAAGAGGACAAAATGAATAGATATGAAGAAATTAATACAATGGTGTCAAACAATAGGCTGTAGCCCTTGTATGCTCTTATGCAAGAGCTACAAAAACCAATTTCCATAAGCAAAACAATGCATAGGAAATTGAAGGCGAAAACAaacattaaataaaaaattatcaccaaaaagtgaaaaaaaagatACCTCAGGGTAGTGACTGTTGTCAATTTTTGACATGGCTTGGCTGCCAGGAGACTTGCAGCTGTCTTTGTGAAAATCTTGATGCCCTGCACATCAAATTGAAATGTTATATATGGAATTGTtgaccaccaactcatctaaaagcctTAGCTGttagagaaaggaaaactatgTCATTGATATCCTTAAGACCAAACACCCGGGTATATAAATTTCAATAATCCATTCAAGCCAGAACTCATTATCACTATTGAGAGACGTGTTATAGGGGCTACAAAAACCATAACAATTGAAGGATTCAGGAAactcaaatttctttcttttacctATTAATTTACTTGGTTAGTCTAAAACTCTTAAGTCATCTGAGCACCAATAAAATTATATGCCAGAAAattaattgaacttttttttgcagCCTACTCAACATAGACGATTTATGAATCATAGCATTTCAGTAGTTGAAGTTTCTAATATCAAAGGCAGAAAAGCAACAAATTGCAATATTAATATTCTTGTAATTTATAGGTAACTTAAATGCTTTACATGTCAAGTAGCTTACAGAGGCATCTGCATTTTGCATTAGATTTTAACAGACAGAACTTTATGTTCTCAGAATGCGTATTAGTTCAAACCACGTAGAAAATCTGTACATAGAATTCAACAAAACAGAATTAAAGCAAGAAACGCTTCAAAAGCTGAAAGATAACATTTAGAAGCATGAGAAGGGTAAAACCGTAAAAGGAATGATGAAGGGAAAAAAGGCCCCAAGGGCAACGTCATATAAAAATTAGGATAAGTTCAGTGACCAGCTGAAAAAACAATATACTTTGCAGTTTCAACCGCTCTATAAAACGGAGAAAAACACATTTCAAGACAAGGAAGACACTTGCTCTTGTAGTAATATATCATGGTCATCCGGGCAAACAAACCTCCAGTAATAGATCAACTTACCAGGCCTTGTACATCCaaaattgttgttgttgaatAGATGCATCTCTTTGCTGCAATCGAACATGCAGGAAATTTCTCATGCAGAGCCCTCTCGAATTCTTGTACATGGTATTTTAGGTACCGATCTATCGTGGTGATGCGCATGAGCTTGCCTGGGTGAGCTTTCCCAAGCTTCTCAATGCAAACAGGCCTTCCTTCCCTATCAACTCCATGGTAACCTTGATGGTAGTATTGCAAACTTCCTCCAGCTCTTTAAATTCGAAGTCCTGAGTATTCATATGTTCATTGCATCATAGACTTAGAAAGATATGTTCACCTTGGAGCTATAAAGTCAAGCATTTCAAAGGAACCAGTGGAGTAGTCAAGAGGGTGGCGATGATAGGGGTGAACGAAAGCCCACTAACCTGCCCAACCAGCTCACACTATTGGAACTAAGTTGAGTTATTTAGCCTGTCCAATAAAGGGGATGGACATTGGAATCTCTCTTGAAACTTCGTTTGGCACTTGtatctttttatttaaaatggtaGCAATTACATACTTCAAACAAAGAATATGTATAGATGTTTGTTCCAGTTTCTAGCATTTTTTACCATCAAGCAAAAGTTGCATCATACGAATGTTAATATGTCTGGGCTCGAGTTATCAAGCAGATCACGAACATAAGTTCTGTCTTATACCGTGCAAGCTCGGCCCGATTCCAGCCCAACCTGATGAATGCGCACCCCTTGTGATAGAGAAAGGAAAAGTTTTCGTTACCAGAACAGATAAAGTTATATTTTGTAAAGCTCCGATATCGGAGTCTTCTACATCTGTTGTTAAGTGGCAGTAGATATTCGAATGATATGAGTCTTGTTGGAGAAAGCCCACAGAGGTATGACCATGGGAGATTATCTCCCGGAGTACTGGATGCACTATTGGCTGAAGGAAGTAAGGACTTGCATGCTGTTTCAGTcattaataataaaattgaaaaataggtCTTCGCCATATAAGAAGCAAAGTGACCTGATGGAGCCTGTTGACGGTAGAGAGAAAGAAATGGGCAGCAGCATTGATTCTGCTGAGTTGGATGACGCATATGGTGGTTGTAATGTCTCCCCCGTGGTAAGATCACATCCGGTTTATCTGATATGCGTAATGCTCCAGCTTCTGATATAAGCAATGCTGGTCTCCTAATCGGTTGACTGAAGTTAGAACCTTACTTCGTACCTACAAAATTCTTGTTATCTTTGTGCTTTAGAGTGGGTTTTATTTTTGTGGTGAGTCAATTGACTCCAGGTTTGTTACATGAATGATGCTAATACATGTTACGATAACTTGGATTCTCTTCTCGTTCAGTTTCTGCAGCTTTCttatattcttgtttttttttcgaATATATGCTTTGGTTTAAGGGTCATTTTAATCTTCTAAGTGAATCAATTACTCTGGGTTTTGTAACGTGAATGGAAAATAGATGCAAACAATAACTTGGATctatcttttctttccttttctgccATTTCTATTTAAAAGTTGTGCTGcattattttccttcttggCTATTTTTACATATCTATTCTCATATGGTTTTTCTTTGGGGTTGATAGCATGTATTTCTGTGTTTACGCATGTGTTTCTTCTTTGAACTATATTTGAGTATTTTATGGTATGGTTGGTCTTGCTTTTACGTATCAGTTTTCTGTAATAAAATGCAAGAAAGTGACTATGTGAAGGACACTTGTGTTTTGGCAGGTATTATTAGACAACCTCGTTTTGGTTTAGACCTCCCAAGAGTTGCTAAAAAATTGGCACCTTCTATCTTGCTCATTTTCCATTATAACCAAAAGTAGTGTAATCATTCTTCTTCGTGTTGGTTATGTGAATCCCATTGTTGCTAGTTATCTGATTGTATCATTTGTGATACTACTAAGTGGTAGGCTTTACAcaaatttatttatcttttgttACACGTTTCTGTGTATTGAGTCCATGTTGTTCTATATTTAAAACTGCAAGGAATTTCAAATTGGAATTGCAGCAAAGATCGTATGATTAGTAGAACTATTGTGCTGGATATGGAATTGCAGGGGTTGACGTCTGCTAAGACTAAGGATTCAAACAAATATCTAACAGATGAAAACATATATGAGCAACTATTTGGACATCTACACATGCCTGTGTTATAAAGAAGCTTCAATTATTTCGAAGTACAGAATTAAGCGAATATTTGCATACCTCGCCAATGGCAGCCAAAGTCTGCTGTTGGTCTGGTGACTGACTCAACAAATTATCCAAGAAAAACTGCCCTGATCTCCTAACCTAGGAGCACAAATATCCCATCAGAACTGAAAGCAATAAAGACTCCCTAGTTAGCAGATGAATCAGTGTCCGATAGTTTTCTGTTAGGAGATTTACTGCTGTATGCTTAGGTACATACCGATGACAGGTCGCCTGTGGGCTGAAGAGCTTCAAGATCTATCAGGCTGCCCATAACCTGCAGAGTAGTAgtcatttgacaaaaaaaaaaattatcaagcTGTTCAAGCAAGACTAATATCTCAAGAACAACCTCAAGTTCttaatcttttgttttggtCTACCACCGTACTTCCAATTGCCAGATCAGACCTCTCCTCGGATAAAATTCAGACCAGAAACCAGAAATTATACCTCAGGTAATTGAGATGTTTTCATCAACATTAACTTTAGTCGTGGTTTAATAACATGCACTCTTGCACTACATTTAACCTATGACCTGATTAAACAAACCGAGGAAGTAATATTGATGACTGCACATAGACATTTACTACAGTTTTCAAATTCATTTGATTGACAAACTGCTCGATAAATACTGAAAAACTGAAGCACCTTTTTTGCATCTTTCTCGTAAACTGCATAGAATAGATCCAGCAATCTCTGCCTTGTAAAAGATTTGATCTCTCCCATCATACCAAAATTGTAATAAATGAGTGATTCATCCACATCAATAGCAAGATTTCCAGGGTGAGGATCAGCATGAAAGAAACCAGTTATGAGGATCTGAAAAACGCCATACAAGGATGTAGCAAAATCATCAGTAAAAGGAAAAAGTTGCATTGCGTTGGACTAGTAACGAGCCGCGTAGTCCAATTGATCATGATAAGTAAAATTCTTTACCTGGATTAAATATGCTTCCATAGAACGCAAGGCAATTTGAGATCGACTGTAACCACGCGCATCTAACATATCAGTCCGATTTATCTTAATGCCTGCTCACAGAATTACCACTATCACAACACAGGACAAATGCTCTCTTTTAATGCAGGATGTGATGATTCAACTATTCAACATAGAGAAAAACTGGTTCAGATTGAAACCTGGAACGTACTCCAATGTTAATACCTTGGTCACGGTATAATCCCAAATCACTAGCTACATatggagaaaagaaaaacaaaaagaatttcaaattagatagttttgttttctgatcTTGTTATTTTCCATTGTTTGTGCAAGCCCTTCAAAGGTAATGGAAAATCAGAAGTACGATGATTGAAAACCATCTTTAAATTAACTAAAGGAAATATGAACTGAATAATATTCAACTTGCAGTAGTGTAGCAAGAAACATACAGGTACTTGAACCCACTTCACATTCCGAAAATCCCGGCGGAATCTGTCAGCATTCTTCCCTTCATTTATGTAGTCAATTTCTTCGTACAAAATCCTGAAATTCCCATAAATGCCACAAAATTAGCTAGTGGTATTTTCAATATTGTATAGGAAAGCAACAAAACTTCTCCAAGATAATGACTAAGAACAAAGTCATCAACAAAACAGCGGGATGTACATGCATGAAAAATCAGACTTTGACAAAACTATTATCCCTATCAAGTTGACTATCCTGATAGGAATTGAAATAAGTATAGAGTTCACACAGTAAAAGCCAATTCCTACGCTGTAGATTTGAAGATGATGTTCCTTGTGCAAAGTCGCTTTAAGTAGGAATCTAGTGAACTGTGTACAACCTTCTTGGCACTGGAAAATGAAATATGCACAATATGCATTTGACAATAACAGTACCCATGAAATCCACAAGATGCCTGTAAATTGGTTTTTCTTCAAGTAAGCTATTTGGCTCTCTTTCTTCCcttaaaaattatagattgccGATTGTTCCTATTGTTGAAGCACGAGTGttgccttattttttttgtagagcCTGAACTGAGTCTACTAAGTTCAAGGAAGTGAGTTGTGCCCCTCCACTGCTTGATCCAGCTGATCATAGTGACTGAACACACAGAGACCATACATTGAAGTACTTTATACTGCAGCACGTAGATACCTAATTACCAGAACctatttctctttccatttcattttttcagttcattttagtTTTTACCAATTGAACAACCTTCGACTTCATAACAGCCATCCCAACATGGGCTAGGGAAACACCCTCACTCCCCCTCCCTGTTGAAGGAAGAAAGCAAAACAAATATGCAGTGATGGAAGCATTTAATCAATGTCACAAGATGAAGGCTAAACTGATTTCAATTGAGATGGTGACGAAAGGAACGATACACTTTGAGCATATCGTTCCATAGCACTCTGTATAACAATAACGGGCTGACCGAAAAAAATTTACTGGTCTGATTGAATATGGCCAGACTTAAGTAAACTAGAAGTATTCAGTTTTGATGAGTTATGGCCTAAGAGGCTAAGAGTTCCTGCCAATGAGTTATGCCATGTAATTATGGTATTGCCCCAAATAAATTCGTCCAACTATTATAGTTTTCTTGACGAGGGCCTGGTGCCTTAAAACAGGCCTGAGTCAACATTGTTCATAGGCACTCGGACTTTATAGTACTTGCTAAACTACTAATTGAAGGACCCCCAAAACTTTACAGTTTGTGAGAGATTTCtttgaaaaaggaaacaaaaacagaaaccaaAGAACAGGAAGAAGAGGCCCAATGCTAACTCCTTACTTGGCACATTCTTCATATATCCCTATCCAATCTCTGGTTGGACCACCAAGTGTTTCACTTCTCTGAAAGTACTCTGCAATTAGCTTTAAATTTCCTGATGAAATGTGCATAATTTAGTCAAATAaccaaaatctccaaaatcaTGCGAAACATAATAAGAACATTTTTCTGTTATAATAAATGGTCACCAACTGAAAATGATAGGGGTTTTGGCATATGTCCAATACTTAAGTAGATTGCTATCAAAAAGTTTCTACTGTATGTCCAATACTTAAGTAGATTGATCAGAAGAGGTTGAAGAAAAGTAACAACAAAGGAATGAAAAACAAGACAACTTTCACCAATATGCTTTACTGGTATCACAATGGGAACGAGTCTAATGATAGCAGTGGTGGACTGGTGGCCATGCCGGTGATAATGTGGATGCTTAAAAATCCatataaaacagaaaatgataACAAAAAGTAGAAAGTGATTGGTCTTTGGATAGTGTAAAAGACGTCAATGTGACTACCCCAAAGGCttcatatattatatatgtacatCGAGCACCTACCTGACCGAGACTAGCAGCTGCAATTGGCTGAACTTCAAACTCCTTAAATAATATGTCAACTGGAGCTCCTAGTTCATTTGCAATGAAGGCTTTCACTTTCTTTGGTAAGAATGCCGCTAGTCTATCCTGAGTAAGATATCAAGCACTTTCCTTAAACACAATAAGCATATGCTGCCTATCTAGATAAAATCATACAAATGCTCGCATTCTCACAAACTATAACGTGAATTGTAAGCAAGTTGTTTGTAAGGCTAAACacggagagaaaaataagtacctgCAACTTGGCAAGCTCATCTACAAACTCACGTGGAAATAGATCAGGCCTTGTCGACGATAATTGTCCAAGTTTGATAAAAGTCAGACCAAGTTGCACTACGCATTCCCTTAACCACGAtgcaattcttcttcttctgtttttctgaGTACATTAGGGTTTCTAAGTAACAAACACTTGGTAGATGATACAACTTTCAGAAACAAGAATGTTTCTATGTCAGAAATGCGATAAAGGGTGAATCtggaaacatgaaaaaaaaaggaagcagTTTTGGACTGCCAATTCTACCTGCTTATCTTCTGTGAAGCCTCCGATATATGACCACTTCGCATTGTCAAACAGAACACGGACGTGCAAAGAAAGCACAAAAGACCATACATCTATAGATCTCTGAACCGAATTATAATTCTCGCTGGCCCAACTGAAACCATCATCTGATGGAAGAACCTTTAGCTCTTCAATTGGTGGAAGCGCTTTAGAGCCCCCAGTTTTTTTGGTCTTAACCAGGGCAGAAGCAATATCTCTCTTAACAATGCTTGCTCCATTTACAACCACCTTTGAACCATTCAGTACCCCTTTCGAACCATTCGCTACCCCTATTGAACCGTTCACCACCCCGTTTGAACCATTGACTACCCTCTTGGAACCATTCACTACATCCACATTATCTAATGACGgagttttccttttctttaccTCACTTGTAGGCACCATTTTAGTAGTTCTGCCGTTACTACCCAGTTTCGCTGGCAATTCAGACTGTTGCATTTTGACTTGAAACCGGAAGAATCTATCAGTGGGGTTTGATTTACAGGTATGTCTCCCGAATGTCGGGAGTTGCTGAATTGATATTGAGCTAGAGAGACTGAGATGGTGAACTGATCTTCCATGATTCATCAACTCCACATCGCAGCAATAATAGCTATAGCTAGTTCCGAAATATGGAACGGTGGTGACTTTGGAATACAAAGAGCTcagaaaaattttcttttcaagtttttatATATTTCCCTAAGAAGAGCAATTAAATGTACCAAACTAAGAATCTAGACAAAGTGGAGCTTTACAAGGACAAAATGTAAGAAAGTATTTGGTCAGAATGCTTCAAGAGATGGGTTTGGGTGTAGGGCATCTCTAGTGCTAGAACTAGAAACCGTTTTTGCTCAGCGCACAAGTCAGATGGCAAACAAAACCCACTCTAATGCAAGTGATAGCGGCGGCGTTCAAGTTGTGGCTAAAGTTGTTTTGGAATCTTAAATGATTCTTTGCCGGAAGGCAAATTTCGGATGTGGCCTTAACGGCTAACGAGAGCGTGGATGCGAGGCAATGTAGGATAAGTACGAGATTCCCACAAGTAATTTGCGCAAACATATGTATGCTAGCACttgtgaaaaaaagaaagtaatctAGCAGCAGAAGCGATAGTCTTTTAGAGCTAGACTTAGTGAGGTTTTGCGGATATTTGGTGAACTGTGGACAAGGGCGCCAGTTCTAGCTAGCTTGTGCCGGTATTTGGAGAGAGCGGTGTCGGAGACATTTTGATGGTGTTGAGAGCTCAACAACAGATCTGTTACTATTCTTTACTCTATACAGGTGTGTCGTGAGTTGGAAGAGTCCAATCCAACTATCAACCAGTTTCTTACTATCATACATCTTCGTCTAATATCCATACTGGTGTACAAGATCTTTACTAGGGTCATTGGCATCGAGCACGGTATAGTTCTGATGATACCTTTTCCGTTGCAAAATCCATAATGAAGTCATTCACTTTTCAGTAAGCgaaaaaatatgtttctccCGACTCGACAAACTGGGTTTTGGTTTCATGCTAACCCCTTATGAAGCATAGCTAAATTTCTCAAGCTTTGCGGTCAAATGAAAGTGCCTCGATCTGGGTTTTGGTTTCATTACAAATCTGAATTTCCGAAGCACAGTTGTAAAGATCAATTGCTTCATCATTTTAGGGAAAATTATTAAGTTGTCACTGAAGCACTAGGATGTCCAGGCATACTAGCAAACACTTAACAGCAGAAACCTGCCAAAATTAACCAACCAACAAAAGCATGACAATGACaaataatagaaaaatcctGAATAAATAGAAATTGTCTTTAACTCCTCACAAATGTAATCTTCAAAACTTAGGCTTGCAAGCACAACTTGGTTGTCGCCACCGTCGGTCCAGCACCCAACTATGGGAGCAACAAGAAGGTAGGAACGACCAAAAACT is a window encoding:
- the LOC131317081 gene encoding protein ACTIVITY OF BC1 COMPLEX KINASE 7, chloroplastic-like, coding for MNHGRSVHHLSLSSSISIQQLPTFGRHTCKSNPTDRFFRFQVKMQQSELPAKLGSNGRTTKMVPTSEVKKRKTPSLDNVDVVNGSKRVVNGSNGVVNGSIGVANGSKGVLNGSKVVVNGASIVKRDIASALVKTKKTGGSKALPPIEELKVLPSDDGFSWASENYNSVQRSIDVWSFVLSLHVRVLFDNAKWSYIGGFTEDKQKNRRRRIASWLRECVVQLGLTFIKLGQLSSTRPDLFPREFVDELAKLQDRLAAFLPKKVKAFIANELGAPVDILFKEFEVQPIAAASLGQVGARCTYIIYEAFGVVTLTSFTLSKDQSLSTFCYHFLFYMDLKHIGNLKLIAEYFQRSETLGGPTRDWIGIYEECAKILYEEIDYINEGKNADRFRRDFRNVKWVQVPLVIWDYTVTKVLTLEYVPGIKINRTDMLDARGYSRSQIALRSMEAYLIQILITGFFHADPHPGNLAIDVDESLIYYNFGMMGEIKSFTRQRLLDLFYAVYEKDAKKVMGSLIDLEALQPTGDLSSVRRSGQFFLDNLLSQSPDQQQTLAAIGERRKRVVPWLEPFDVAYDTTRVPPHRTQNLGVMTPQGCHPTELRTWALKFGQDDIIVIGNSTKGFLSKLPPRHVVRNPSIAFTRSGYKISLTLTNPSAFSRYPSLSLSASLQHFSGQLGFHCLLHEVSACELGRSVFFSPFDRSCHCFRIHMEFSAMIYVPCVRFCCCRAPSDLIIPVFACGVVTQHVFTVDCDSCTVFVYQIFSIYYTACGDATFSNHNMILTSEA